One genomic segment of Chelonia mydas isolate rCheMyd1 chromosome 1, rCheMyd1.pri.v2, whole genome shotgun sequence includes these proteins:
- the FKBP4 gene encoding peptidyl-prolyl cis-trans isomerase FKBP4 gives MTAEEMKAEGAPVEGADITPKSDGGVLKVIKTEGTGTESPMIGDKVTVHYTGWLLDGTKFDSSLDRKDKFSFDLGKGEVIKAWDIAVATMKIGEICRITCKPEYAYGSAGSPPKIPPNATLIFEIELFEFKGEDLTEDEDGGIIRRIRTKGEGYSKPNEGAFVEIQLEGRHGDRVFDERELRFEIGEGENYDLPPGLEQAIQRMEKSEESVVYLKPSYGFGSAGKEKFQIPPNADLQYEVKLKSFEKAKESWEMNTEEKLEQSSIVKERGTQYFKEGKYKQATLQYKKIASWLEHETGFSEEDDAKAKSLRLAALLNLAMCHLKLKEYSLALENCSKALELDSSNEKGLFRRGEAHLAVNDFELARADFQKVLQLYPSNKAAKVQLLACQQKIREQHEREKKMYANMFQRLADKGAKPEADTLQTSGSCKDDTTMKEDKQNGAEDKSQVDAEA, from the exons GTTATCAAGACGGAAGGAACTGGGACAGAGTCTCCCATGATAGGTGATAAAGTGACTGTCCATTATACAGGATGGCTTCTGGATGGCACAAAGTTTGACTCTAGCCTGGACAGGAAAGACAAGTTCTCATTTGACCTGGGGAAAG GTGAGGTGATCAAAGCTTGGGACATTGCTGTGGCAACTATGAAGATTGGGGAAATCTGTCGGATTACCTGCAAACCAGAATATGCCTATGGTTCTGCTGGGAGCCCTCCTAAGATACCTCCCAATGCCACACTGATTTTTGAG ATAGAGCTGTTTGAGTTTAAGGGAGAGGATCTCACAGAGGATGAAGATGGCGGAATAATCCGAAGAATCCGTACGAAGGGCGAAGGCTACTCCAAGCCCAACGAGGGAGCCTTTGTAGAGA TACAGCTAGAAGGTCGACATGGAGATCGAGTGTTTGACGAGCGGGAGTTGCGGTTTGAGATTGGAGAAGGAGAAAATTATGACCTTCCTCCTGGCCTGGAACAAGCAATTCAGAGAATGGAGAAGTCAGAGGAATCTGTGGTGTATCTCAAACCCAG CTACGGTTTTGGGAGTGCTGGGAAGGAGAAGTTTCAGATCCCTCCAAATGCAGATCTGCAATATGAAGTGAAACTGAAAAGCTTTGAAAAG GCTAAGGAATCTTGGGAGATGAATACAGAAGAGAAGCTGGAACAAAGCTCCATTGTGAAGGAGAGAGGCACCCAGTACTTCAAG GAAGGGAAGTACAAACAGGCAACATTACAATATAAGAAGATTGCGTCCTGGCTGGAGCACGAAACAGGGTTCTCTGAAGAGGATGATGCAAAGGCCAAGAGCCTGAGGCTTGCTGCCCTCCTTAACCTGGCCATGTGCCATCTGAAGCTGAAGGAGTACTCCCTGGCCTTGGAAAACTGCAGCAAG GCGCTTGAGTTGGACAGCAGCAACGAGAAAGGCCTTTTCCGGCGTGGCGAGGCCCATCTAGCTGTCAATGACTTTGAATTGGCCCGGGCAGATTTCCAGAAGGTGCTACAACTTTACCCTAGCAACAAAGCAGCCAAAGTGCAGCTACTAGCCTGTCAGCAAAAGATCCGGGAGcagcatgagagagagaagaagatgTATGCCAACATGTTCCAGAGGCTTGCAGACAAGGGTGCCAAG CCAGAAGCTGATaccctccagaccagtggcagcTGTAAAGATGACACAACCATGAAAGAAGACAAACAGAACGGAGCCGAAGATAAATCACAAGTTGATGCAGAAGCAtaa